A single genomic interval of Suncus etruscus isolate mSunEtr1 chromosome 12, mSunEtr1.pri.cur, whole genome shotgun sequence harbors:
- the LOC126024004 gene encoding 60S ribosomal protein L27-like has protein sequence MGKFMKPGKVVLVLAGRYSGRKAVIVKNIDDGTSDRPYSHALVAGIDRYPLKVTAAMGKKKIAKRSKIKSFVKVYNYNHLMPTRYSVDIPLDKTIVNKDVFRDPALKRKAHREAKVKFEERYKTGKNKWFFQKLRF, from the coding sequence ATGGGCAAGTTTATGAAACCCGGGAAGGTGGTCCTGGTGCTAGCCGGACGCTACTCAGGACGCAAAGCAGTCATCGTCAAGAACATTGATGATGGCACCTCAGACCGCCCCTACAGCCATGCCCTGGTGGCTGGAATTGACCGCTATCCACTCAAAGTGACAGCCGCCATGGGCAAGAAGAAAATCGCCAAAAGGTCAAAGATCAAGTCTTTTGTGAAAGTATATAACTATAATCACCTTATGCCCACAAGGTACTCCGTGGACATCCCCTTGGACAAAACCATAGTCAATAAGGATGTCTTCAGAGACCCGGCTCTTAAGCGCAAGGCCCACAGAGAGGCCAAGGTCAAGTTTGAGGAGAGATACAAGACCGGCAAGAACAAGTGGTTCTTCCAGAAGCTGCGGTTTTAA